One part of the Rutidosis leptorrhynchoides isolate AG116_Rl617_1_P2 chromosome 1, CSIRO_AGI_Rlap_v1, whole genome shotgun sequence genome encodes these proteins:
- the LOC139871262 gene encoding BES1/BZR1 homolog protein 4-like isoform X1, producing the protein MTSGTRLPTWKERENNKRRERRRRAIAAKIFAGLRVYGNYKLPKHCDNNEVLKALCNEAGWIVEEDGTTYRKGCKPVARVEATGGSASASPCSSYQPSPNTSYSLNPSSSSYPSSISSLYAANGNPDPNSLIPWLKNLSSGSPSSNFPHHLYIPGGSVSAPVTPPLSSPTCQTPRMNDVDPAWTGQHYPFLPSSTPQSPGRQTPTDSGWLSGVQTPQEGPSSPTFSLVASNPFVFKEALSGTGSRMWTPGQSGTCSPAVTAGFEQTADVPMSDAISSEFAFGSNKGLVKAWEGERIHEECVSDDLELTLGNPSTR; encoded by the exons aTGACGTCAGGAACACGGTTACCTACATGGAAGGAGAGAGAAAACAACAAACGTAGAGAACGCAGGCGACGTGCAATCGCCGCTAAAATATTCGCCGGActtagggtttatggaaactataAGCTGCCTAAACACTGTGATAACAACGAGGTGTTAAAAGCCCTTTGTAATGAAGCTGGTTGGATCGTTGAAGAAGACGGAACTACTTATCGTAAG GGTTGCAAGCCCGTTGCACGTGTGGAGGCTACAGGTGGGTCCGCATCGGCTAGCCCATGTTCTTCATACCAACCAAGCCCTAATACTTCCTACAGTTTAAACCCTAGTTCATCTTCTTATCCTAGCTCGATCTCATCCTTATATGCAGCTAACGGTAACCCGGATCCAAATTCTCTTATACCATGGTTAAAAAATCTATCTTCGGGTTCACCTTCATCCAATTTTCCACATCATCTCTACATACCCGGTGGGTCCGTAAGTGCTCCCGTAACTCCTCCATTAAGTTCACCCACTTGTCAAACACCTAGAATGAACGACGTGGACCCCGCCTGGACCGGTCAACACTATCccttcttaccttcttcaaccccTCAAAGCCCGGGCCGTCAAACACCAACAGATTCCGGATGGCTTTCGGGGGTTCAAACTCCCCAAGAAGGACCATCGTCACCTACGTTTAGTCTTGTGGCGTCGAACCCGTTTGTGTTTAAGGAAGCACTTTCAGGTACTGGATCTCGAATGTGGACCCCGGGGCAAAGCGGAACTTGTTCGCCAGCTGTCACCGCTGGGTTTGAGCAAACGGCGGATGTACCCATGTCTGACGCGATTTCGTCTGAGTTTGCTTTTGGTAGTAATAAAGGTTTAGTTAAAGCTTGGGAAGGAGAAAGGATACATGAAGAATGTGTTTCTGATGATCTTGAGCTCACACTTGGGAACCCTAGTACTAG ATAA
- the LOC139871262 gene encoding BES1/BZR1 homolog protein 4-like isoform X2: MTSGTRLPTWKERENNKRRERRRRAIAAKIFAGLRVYGNYKLPKHCDNNEVLKALCNEAGWIVEEDGTTYRKGCKPVARVEATGGSASASPCSSYQPSPNTSYSLNPSSSSYPSSISSLYAANGNPDPNSLIPWLKNLSSGSPSSNFPHHLYIPGGSVSAPVTPPLSSPTCQTPRMNDVDPAWTGQHYPFLPSSTPQSPGRQTPTDSGWLSGVQTPQEGPSSPTFSLVASNPFVFKEALSGTGSRMWTPGQSGTCSPAVTAGFEQTADVPMSDAISSEFAFGSNKGLVKAWEGERIHEECVSDDLELTLGNPSTR; this comes from the exons aTGACGTCAGGAACACGGTTACCTACATGGAAGGAGAGAGAAAACAACAAACGTAGAGAACGCAGGCGACGTGCAATCGCCGCTAAAATATTCGCCGGActtagggtttatggaaactataAGCTGCCTAAACACTGTGATAACAACGAGGTGTTAAAAGCCCTTTGTAATGAAGCTGGTTGGATCGTTGAAGAAGACGGAACTACTTATCGTAAG GGTTGCAAGCCCGTTGCACGTGTGGAGGCTACAGGTGGGTCCGCATCGGCTAGCCCATGTTCTTCATACCAACCAAGCCCTAATACTTCCTACAGTTTAAACCCTAGTTCATCTTCTTATCCTAGCTCGATCTCATCCTTATATGCAGCTAACGGTAACCCGGATCCAAATTCTCTTATACCATGGTTAAAAAATCTATCTTCGGGTTCACCTTCATCCAATTTTCCACATCATCTCTACATACCCGGTGGGTCCGTAAGTGCTCCCGTAACTCCTCCATTAAGTTCACCCACTTGTCAAACACCTAGAATGAACGACGTGGACCCCGCCTGGACCGGTCAACACTATCccttcttaccttcttcaaccccTCAAAGCCCGGGCCGTCAAACACCAACAGATTCCGGATGGCTTTCGGGGGTTCAAACTCCCCAAGAAGGACCATCGTCACCTACGTTTAGTCTTGTGGCGTCGAACCCGTTTGTGTTTAAGGAAGCACTTTCAGGTACTGGATCTCGAATGTGGACCCCGGGGCAAAGCGGAACTTGTTCGCCAGCTGTCACCGCTGGGTTTGAGCAAACGGCGGATGTACCCATGTCTGACGCGATTTCGTCTGAGTTTGCTTTTGGTAGTAATAAAGGTTTAGTTAAAGCTTGGGAAGGAGAAAGGATACATGAAGAATGTGTTTCTGATGATCTTGAGCTCACACTTGGGAACCCTAGTACTAGGTAA